From a single Arthrobacter sp. SLBN-112 genomic region:
- a CDS encoding aspartate carbamoyltransferase catalytic subunit has translation MKHLLSTEDLSLSNAIRILDTAEEMSAVGEREVKKLPALRGRTVVNLFFEDSTRTRISFEAAAKRLSADVINFAAKGSSVSKGESLKDTAQTLSAMGADAVVIRHWASGAPHRLAATDWIDAAVINAGDGTHEHPTQALLDAFTMRRHWARLAGTGSEGTDLKGMRVAIAGDVLHSRVARSNVWLLRTLGAEVTLVAPPTLLPVGVEKWPCTVSYDLDQTLANGVDAMMMLRVQGERMNASFFPSTREYSRRWGFDDNRLRALDDLGMTDTIIMHPGPMNRGLEISAAAADSPRSTVLAQVRNGVSVRMAALYLLLSGDTREPAPHRVPAYAAAPSTKESN, from the coding sequence ATGAAGCATCTCCTGTCCACCGAGGACCTCAGCCTTTCGAACGCCATCCGCATCCTGGACACCGCCGAGGAGATGTCAGCCGTAGGGGAGCGGGAAGTCAAGAAGCTTCCGGCCCTGCGCGGACGCACAGTGGTCAACCTCTTCTTCGAGGACTCCACCCGGACCCGCATCTCCTTCGAGGCCGCCGCCAAGCGCTTGTCCGCGGACGTCATCAACTTCGCCGCCAAGGGATCCTCCGTATCCAAGGGCGAGTCCCTCAAGGACACCGCCCAGACCCTGTCCGCCATGGGCGCCGACGCCGTGGTCATCCGGCACTGGGCCTCCGGCGCTCCACACCGGCTGGCCGCAACCGACTGGATCGACGCCGCGGTTATCAATGCGGGCGACGGCACCCATGAACACCCCACCCAGGCCCTGCTCGATGCCTTCACCATGCGCCGGCACTGGGCGCGCCTCGCCGGCACCGGTTCTGAAGGGACGGACCTCAAGGGCATGCGGGTAGCCATCGCCGGTGATGTCCTGCACTCCCGCGTGGCGCGGTCCAACGTATGGCTGCTCCGGACCCTTGGTGCGGAAGTCACCCTGGTGGCGCCGCCCACGCTGCTGCCCGTCGGCGTCGAAAAATGGCCCTGCACCGTCAGCTACGACCTGGATCAAACCCTGGCAAACGGCGTGGACGCCATGATGATGCTCCGCGTCCAGGGTGAACGCATGAACGCGTCGTTCTTCCCCAGCACCCGTGAGTACTCGCGCCGGTGGGGCTTCGACGACAACCGCCTCCGCGCCCTGGACGACCTGGGCATGACGGACACCATCATCATGCACCCCGGGCCCATGAACAGGGGCCTGGAAATCAGCGCCGCCGCCGCGGATTCGCCCCGCTCCACCGTCCTGGCCCAGGTCCGCAACGGCGTGTCCGTGCGGATGGCCGCACTGTACCTGCTGCTCTCCGGGGATACCCGGGAACCAGCCCCCCACCGCGTCCCGGCTTATGCCGCCGCCCCGTCCACCAAGGAGAGCAACTGA
- the pyrR gene encoding bifunctional pyr operon transcriptional regulator/uracil phosphoribosyltransferase PyrR: MTSVTSAPVPARVVLSQADIDRALTRIAHEILEANKGSRDLVLLGIPRRGYPLAVRLAEKIAAADSTVDAAAIVGQLDVTMFRDDLSHQGTRPPYPTRLPRTGIDNKVVVLIDDVLYSGRTIRAALDALVDLGRPRIVRLAVLIDRGHRELPIRADHVGKNLPTSSAEKVRVRLEETDTSDAGTPVNEVVIEGGA; this comes from the coding sequence TTGACTTCTGTCACCAGCGCACCGGTTCCAGCCAGGGTTGTCCTCAGCCAGGCGGACATTGACCGGGCCCTCACTCGTATCGCCCACGAGATCCTCGAAGCCAATAAGGGATCCCGCGACCTGGTCCTGTTGGGAATTCCCCGCCGCGGCTACCCGCTGGCTGTCCGGCTGGCCGAAAAAATTGCCGCCGCAGACTCCACCGTTGATGCCGCTGCCATAGTGGGCCAGCTCGACGTCACCATGTTCCGCGACGACCTCTCCCACCAGGGGACACGGCCGCCGTACCCCACCAGGCTGCCCCGCACGGGCATCGACAACAAAGTGGTGGTCCTGATCGACGACGTCCTGTACTCCGGCCGCACCATCCGTGCCGCCCTGGACGCGCTGGTGGATCTTGGCCGCCCCCGCATCGTCCGGCTCGCAGTCCTGATCGACAGGGGCCACCGTGAACTTCCCATCCGGGCTGACCACGTAGGCAAGAACCTGCCCACCTCCTCCGCCGAAAAGGTCCGGGTCCGGCTCGAAGAGACAGACACATCCGACGCCGGAACCCCGGTCAACGAAGTCGTGATCGAGGGCGGCGCATGA